The following nucleotide sequence is from Paeniglutamicibacter kerguelensis.
AGCCGCGGATCAGCGAGCTCTTGCCGGAGCCTGCGACGCCGGTGAGCACGGTGAGCACGCCCAGCGGCACGTCGACGTCGACGTCCTTCAGGTTGTTCATGTCGGCGCCGCGGATTTCCAGCTTGCCCGATGCCTTGCGGGTCGTGTCCTTGAGCCTGGCGCGGTCATCGAGGTGCCGCCCGGTGAGCGTGTCGGCCGCGCGCAGGCCCTCCACGGTGCCCTCGAACATCACTTCCCCGCCCAGCGACCCGGCGCGCGGGCCCAGATCCACCACGTGGTCGGCGATCGCGATGGCCTCGGGCTTGTGCTCAACCACCAGCACGGTGTTGCCCTTGTCGCGCAGCTGCAGCAGCAGTTCGTTCATGCGCGCGATGTCGTGGGGGTGCAGCCCGATCGTCGGTTCGTCGAAGACGTAGGTGACGTCGGTGAGCGAGGAGCCCAGGTGGCGGATCATCTTGGTGCGCTGCGCCTCGCCGCCGGACAGCGTGCCGGAGGGGCGTTCCAGGGACAGGTAGCCCAGGCCGATGTCGACGAAGGAGTCCAGGGTCTCCCCCAGCGCCTCGAGCAGCGGGGCGACGGCCGGTTCGTCCAGGGACCGCACCCACTCGGCCAGGTCGCTGATCTGCATCGAGCAGGCATCGGCGATGCTCACCCCGTCGATCCTGGAGTTGCGGGCATGTTCGGCGAGCCGGGTGCCACCGCATTCGGGGCAGGCGGTGAAGGTGACGGCGCGTTCCACGAAGGCGCGGATGTGCGGCTGCATGGCATCGACGTCCTTGGCCAGGAACGACTTCTGCATCTTCGGGATCAGGCCCTCGTAGGTGAGGTTGATGCCCTCGACCTTGATCTTGGTCGGTTCGCGGTACAGCAGGTCGTCGAGTTCCTGCTTGGTGAACTTGCAGAGCTTCTTGTCCATGTCGAAGTAGCCGGAGCCGGCAAAGATGCGGCCGTACCAGCCGTCCATGGAATAGCCGGGGACCGTGAGCGCGCCCCCGGACAGGGACTTTTCTGCGTCGAAGAGCGCCGTGAGGTCGAAGTCGGTGACCGATCCGCGGCCCTCGCAGCGGGCGCACATGCCGCCGGTGATGGAGAAGCTGCGGCGTTCCTTGACCTTCTTGCCGCCCTTTTCCAGGGTCACGGCGCCGGCGCCGGAGACCGAGGGGACGTTGAAGGAGTAGGCCTGCGGGGAGCCGATGTGCGGCTGCGCCAGCCGGGAAAAGACGATGCGCAGCATGGCGTTGGCGTCGGTGACGGTGCCGACGGTGGAGCGCGGGTTGGCGCCCATGCGCTCCTGGTCCACGAGGATCGCGGTGGTCAGGCCCTCGAGCACGTCGACGTCGGGGCGGGCCAGGGTCGGCATGAAGCCCTGCACGAAGGCGCTGTAGGTTTCGTTGATCATGCGCTGGGACTCGGCGGCGATCGTGCCGAACACCAGCGAGCTCTTGCCGGAACCCGACACGCCGGTGAAGACCGTGAGCCGGCGCTTGGGGATCTCCAGGCTGATGTCCTTGAGGTTGTTGACGCGTGCGCCCTGCACCCGGATCAGGTCGTGGCTGTCGGCAAGGTGCGCCTCGGCCTGCTGCGTGTCGCTGTCGGTGGACGTGCTCATCGTCTCTCCATCGTGTTGCGTGATTGGTGTTGGCCGACTCGATCCTACGTGCATCGAGCGACGGTTTCGGTGTCCAGTCTAGGAGCGGCACGCGCGCCGGGGCTTCTCAAGAACTGCTCGCTTGGGGGATCAGTCGACGCGTTGCGCCGCGGCCCGCGCCGCACGCTCCGGGTTTGTGGCCCGCGGGGTGATCAGCAGGGTCAGGAAGAGCACCACTGCGACCAGGATGAAGGCGTTGAGCAGGCCGAAGTGCTCTCCGAGGAATCCGATCACCGGGGGCCCGATCAACATCGAGGAGTAGCCGAAGATCGCCACGATGCCCACGCGGCGGGGTCCGTCGGTGGGGTGGGCCGCGGCCACTGACATGCCGACGGGGAAGCCGAGGGATCCGCCCAGGCCCCAGAGCAGCGCTCCGGTGAACACGGCCCAGGGTGCCGGCGCAACGATGAACAGGGCGATTCCGGCCAGACCGAGGATGCCCATGAAGACCAGGGCGCGCTTGTGGCCGAAGCGGTCGATCACGGGGCCGCCGAAGAATCGTCCGGCGGTCATGGCGGTGACAAATGTGCCGAAGACCAGCGCGCCGGCCGCCTCGGTGAAGTGGTGGTCATCCACCGACGCGATGGTGAGCCAGTCGTTGGCCGATCCCTCGGCGAACGCCAGGCCCGCGACCATGAGGCCGATCAGCATCAGGCGCCCGTCGCGGAACACCCCGAACACCCGCTGGATCCATGACATGCCCGCCGTGTCCCCGTCCGCGGACTTCTCCCCTGCCGGCTCCAATGGCGTCACGTTGCGCACGAAGAACAGGCCGAGCAAGATGATCAGCAGGCCGACGGCTGCGAAGTTCCACACGACGCTGATGTTCGCCCGTGCCGCGGCCGCGCCGCTGACGGCACCGACGATGGTTCCCAGGCTGAAGAAGGCATGCATCATGGGCAGGAGCGTCTTGCCGACGGCCCGTTCGACCGCCGCGCCATCGACGTTCATCATCACGTCGGTGGCGCTAAAAACAAATCCGTAGAACACCAGGATCAGGATGACGGCAGGGACATTGCTCGTGAGGTCCGTCACCGCACCCAGCGCCGCCAGCGCCAACCCCAGCGACACCAAGCCCGTGGCGATCCCGCGTCGCACGCCCATGCGGGCCAGGATGTTCGGCGCGAAGGCCAAACCGCCGATCGAACCGATGGCAACTGCGAAGAGCAGGATTCCGACGTCGGCGGTGGTCAGCGCGAGCTCCTCGCGGACGGCCGGCAACCGGGCCACCCAGGTGGCAAACGCGTATCCACACAGGAAGAAGATCCCGAAGATTGAATTACGCCAGGCGGAGTGGCTTTTCGTGGTGAGGATTCTGTCTGTGGCAGCTTGTTGCTTGGGCAACGGGAACCTTCCGGGTAATGACGGGAGAATCGGGAGATGCAGGCGCTCGCACGGTTGCGTTTGCGACTTAATTGCCTTTCATCATACGGCCGTACTAACCACTTGCCGAGGTCCGGCACTCGTGTCGGGCAACACCGCCCCCATGTGACGAAATATGAGCTCAGGGGTTCATTGGGCTATGATTCTTGTGCCTGCCTCCGTAGCTCAGTGGATAGAGCAACAGCCTTCTAATCTGTCGGTCGCGCGTTCGAATCGCGCCGGGGGCACCAAAACAGAGCGGCACCCACCAATATTTTCCGGTGGGTGCCGCTTTTTTCATAGGTCGGGGCCACTGTTTCAGACCACGGTTTTGATGTTTTCGTCGCTTTGGAGCCCCTGCGGGCGACCAGCACACTAGATCGGAAGCCGGCCGCCGGACTTCAGGTTTTTCATGACAATCGTGCTTGTCAGTTTCTCGACCCCGGGCAGGGCGATGAGCACCTCATCGTAAAAGTGCTGGTAGGCGGGAAGATCGGCCACCACCACCCGCAGGAGGAAATCCGGGTCACCGAAGAGCCGCTGCGCATCCACGATCTGGGCGCTCTTTGTCACCTCGATTTCGAAGGCCTTCATGTTCTGCCTGTCCTTGAGCGTGACAAACACAAGCGCCTCGAATCCGAGGTTGATCTTCGCCGGGTCCACATCGGCCCGATAGCCCCGGATCACTCCGGAGGTTTCCAGCTCCCGAAGCCTCCTGTGGCACGGCGCCAGCGTCAAGCCGACCTCTTGGGCCAACGCGGTGGCCGTCATCCGCCCGTCTTCTTGAAGGTGGCGCAGTATCGCGCGATCAATTCCGTCCACTTTGGTGCTCCTATCACGAGCTTCTATCGATGAATCAATGCCTCACGCAAGATTTTACAATCTATTCCACACAAGACTCATATTTTCTTGCCGCGATTGAGTAAAACCCGAAAGAACCCGCAAGCACATTTCGCGTGATTTTTCCTAAGCTTGCCCAGTAAGTTCCAAGCAGAAGGGGATCATTGTGGACCCGCAGGTTTATCTAGGCTTTTTGTTCGTCTCGTTTGCACTCGCCATGACACCGGGCGCCGACTGGGCGTATGCGATTGCCGCCGGCCTCGGCCGATACCGCGTTGTTTCCGCAGTCGCCGGATTGTGCACCGGTTACGTCTTCCACACCATCCTGATCGTTGCCGGCATGGCGGCGCTGATCGCAAGCTCGCCCCGGCTGTTGTCATGGCTGACCCTGGCCGGCGCGGCCTACCTGCTCTGGCTCGGCATTTCGACGGCGCGAAGCTGGCGGGGAGCCGGATTCACCGTGGCCGCGCCCCAGGACACCGGGCAGCCATCGGCAGCCACGGCTTCCGTTGCGGTCTCCCATGCGGCCGCCGCCGGCGACACCGCGTTGAAGGCGCGCGCAACCACCCTTCAGGCCGCCAGCAAGCCGTCGGAACGCCTCTTTGGCCCGGCATTCTTCCGCGGCCTGGGAACCAGCGGCACAAACCCGAAGGCGCTGCTGCTTTACCTGGCCCTGATCCCCCAGTTCGTTCGGCCCGACGCAGCCCTTTCAGTTCCAGCGCAAACCGCTATCTTCGGGCTTTCCCACATGACGCTTTCCGTGTTCATCTATTCGGGTGTTGCCATTGGCGCACGGGTGCTGCTGCGTTCGCGCCCAACCGCGGCACGGGCCGTGACCCTATTCAGCGGCCTGATCATGATCGGGCTTGGTCTGGTACTGGTGATTGAGCAGGCACCGACGCTGCTGGCATCCTTCCAGATCCTGCTTTCGGTCGTCGGAAAGTAACCCTCCACCAGCGGCAGAGGCCAGGCCATGAACCGTTGGGTTCATGGCCTGGCCTCTGCCGAATCCGCCTGCCGTTCGGCAGCGAAATCCATGTCTGGAAAGCTGTTACTTGCCCGGGACGATCAGGGTCGCGGCACCCGCACGGGCGGCCTCGAAACGCGCCGAGACATCCGCCCAGTTCACGATGTCCCAGAACGCCTTCACGTAGTCGGCCTTCACGTTCACGTAGTCCAGGTAGAACGCGTGCTCCCACATGTCCAGCATCAGCAACGGCGTCGTCGCCACCGGCACGTTGCCCTGCTGGTCGTAGAGCTGCTCGATGACCAGCTGCGAGCCCAGCCCCTCGAAGCCCAGCAACGCCCAACCCGAGCCCTGCAGGCTCATCGCCGCGGCCGTGAAGTGCGCACGGAACGCGTCGAAGGACCCGAACGCGTCGTCGATCGCCGCGGCCAGCTCGCCCTCGGGCTTGTCCCCGCCCTCCGGGGACAGGTTGTTCCAGAAGATCGAGTGGTTCGTGTGCCCGCCCAGGTGGAACGCCAGGTCCTTGGACAGCTTCGGGATGTTCCCGAACTCGCCCTTCCCGCGCGCCTCGGCCAGCTGCTCCAGCGCCGCGTTCGCGCCGGCCACGTACGCGGCATGGTGCTTGCTGTGGTGCAGCTCCATGATCCGCGCCGAAATGCTCGGCTCCAGGGCCGCGTAGTCGTACTGCAGCTCAGGCAAGGTGTAAATAGCCAAAATGACTCCTCAAATTGTGTCGTGCTGAATCACTGCCGGGAAGGGGAGTGATTAAACGGTGAGTCGTGAATGATCACCGATGCTGTGGTAACCGCGCTGGTGGTAGACCAGGGGTGCGGCCGTGGATTCGCCGTCCAAGACTTCCACAACCGATGCTACGACCAGTGTGGCCGGACCGGCAGTGGTCTTTGAATGAATTTCGCATCGCAAGACGGTGCCGAGGCCGTGAATCAGCGGCTCCCCCGATTCCAGCTGCTCCCAGTTGTCAATCCGAGAAAAGCGTTCGTCCCCTGACTTGGCGAAAAGCGAGGCTAGCTGCGTGTTTTCCGAGGTCAGCAAGTGGATCAGGATGGAATCCGCGTTCAGGATCGCATGGGCCGAGCCCCTGTCGCCGGCCACGTTGAACGCCACCAGCGCCGGGTCCGCCGCCACGGAGATCAGCGAGGATGCGGTGATGCCCGCCGGACCGCGCTCCCCCGTTGCCGTCACAATCGCTACCCCTGCGGGGTGGTTGCCAAAGGCTGCGCGAAATTGGTCAGCCATCGTCCGTTCGGCGATTTGTGTCTGCACTGCGGATGAGTCCTCTCGTGGCGTGCCGCTTGGGTGCGACCCTCATGCATCCACGCTAGAACCTCAACCAAGGTTTAGGTCAAATCGGGCTTCTTTTCACGAAACAGCAACGCCCCGCCCTCGGGGTCGGCAAGCTTGTCATTGGGGTTCACGAACCCGCATTCGGCCAGGGACAGGCAGCCGCAACCAATGCATCCGCCCAGCCCGTCGCGCAGCGATTGGAGCTGGTGTATGCGTTCCTGTAGGTCCTCCCGCCACGCCAACGACATTGCCTGCCAGTCTTCCTTCGCGGGTGCCCCGTCGAGCGGCAGCCCGGCAAAGAGCTCGCCGACGGCCTTGAGCGGAATACCCGCACGTTGCGCCGCGCGGATGACGGCAACGCGGCGCAGCACGCTTCGGTCGAAGCGCCGCTGGTTGCCCGAGGTGCGCCACGATTGGATCAACCCCTCGCGTTCGTAGAAGTGCAGGGCGGAGACCGTCACCCCGGAGCGGACCGCCAGCTGTCCCACACTGAGATCCTGGGAAAAATTGTCGGCTGCGTTCATCGTTTCATTCTCCCCGGGGGGCCTTGTGCGCGGCGCTCATCAGCGTGCACGGTTTTCGTCTAGAGTCAACAAGCAAGGTACAGGACAAATCGGCCTGATGCAGCAGTAGAGGATATCGCCCCATATGAAACTCACATTCCGAGGCGGTTTCGTCGCAACCCTGGGTTCCTTGACCGCCTTGGCCATCGGTGCAGCCGTCCTGTCACTCACCTATGCGATCACCCTGGTCTTTGCCGCATTCTTCATTGCACTGGGTCTCGATCCGCTGGTGCGCAGGCTTGAAAACTGGGGCCTTCCAGGGTGACGTCGGTGATGTGCGTCCTGGCGGGTTTCCTGGTCTTTGCCGGCCTCGTTTTCAGCCTGGTAATCCCCCCTTTTGGTGACCGAAGGCCACAAGTTCATTATCTCGCTGCCGGGCAACCTTGATCGGATCGAGGAACAGACATGGTTCCTCTCACTGAACGACCAGCTGGATGGGGCGTTGGTTCCGGGCCTCGAGTGGGTACAGAAAACCATCGCAGCCCCTTCGACATGGCTGTTTGTGGGAAACGGCGCACTGAAGGTCGGCTTCGGTGTGGCAAATGCGGTGGTCGGCACACTTTTTGTCACCGTGCTGACCATGTACTTCGTGACCTCGCTGGAGCAAATGAAAAACAGCTTCTACGCATTGGTTCCCGCCTCGCGGCGCGAACGGGTCGTGGAAATCGCCGCCTCAGTGGGCAGCTACCTCAGCGGCATGTCGATCCTCGCCGTACTCAACGCGACCTTCACCTTCCTGCTGCTGACCTTCATGCAGGTTCCGTTTGCCTCCGTGCTGGGCATCCTGGCCCTGCCCATCACAATGATCCCGCTGGTCGGCTCGGTGATCAGCGCGGCAATCGTCACCGTCGTCGCCCTGATCACCTCCTCCACGACGGGCCTGGTCGTGATGCTGGCGATGATCGCCTGCATGCAAATCGAGGCCTACATCCTGACCCCGCGCATTGTCGGAAAGGCCATCAAGATCCCCGGATCCATGGTGCTGATTGGCGCAATGGTCCGCGGAACGCTGGCCGGGCTGCTGGGTGCGCTTGTTGCCTGCCCGGCCAGTGCCTCCATACTGCTGATCCTCAAGAAGGTCGTCGTTCCCGCCCAGGCAAAACGGTAGTTCTTCTCCCTGGATCCGGTGCCATATAGGCGCAGGCTTGAACGGTGATCAGGACTTTTGAACGGTGTTCAAGTATTGTTGAATTGCTACTCCGAACGGCGTAGCAATTTCATTTTTCGAGAACAACAGGAATCGACAATGTCTCACTCCACGAAGGCCCCGGCCACTCTCGGCACCACACCCCCGGGCGCGCGCCTGGGCGCGCGCCTGGGCGCCCGGGATCTTGCCCTTGTCGCCGTATTCGCGGCGTTCATTGCCGTGCTCACGCTAGTGCCGGCGGTTCCCGTGGGTGCCTTGGGCGTTCCCATCACCCTGCAAACCCTTGGCGTCGCACTTACGGCACTCATTCTCGGTTCCCTGCGTGGCGCCTCGGCAACCGCGCTTTACCTTGCCGTCGGACTGGCCGGCGTGCCGATCTTCGCGAAGTTCTCCGGCGGGCTCGGATCCCTGGCATCGCCGAGCGCGGGCTACCTGCTGGCCTTCCCCATTGCGGCCCTTGTCACCGGCGCGCTTGCCACGTTGGTGCTGCGGAAGTTCACGCGTCGTCGGCTGCTCTGGCTGTTTCTTTCCGCCATGGGCGGCTCGATCATTGTCATCCACCCGCTGGGCATCCTTGGCATGTCGCTGAACGCCGGCATTCCGCTGCAGCAGGCACTCATCGTCGACATGGCCTACTGGCCCGGCGACCTGGTCAAGAACTTCGTTGCGGCAAGCATCGCGCTGAGCGTGTTCAAGGCATTCCCGAAGATGGCCCGCCGCAACTACAACGCCTAACGGCCCCGAGGCAGCAGTAACCGGATTCGATCCGAACCAAGAACAAGGAATACCGTTAAGCGTGATTCGTTTTGAAGATGCAGGATTGTCCGTACCGGCCGATGAGCCCGATGCACCCGTACGCGTCGTGCTGGCCCCCTGCACGCTGACTCTCGGCGAAGCGCGCGTCGCGGTGATCGGCGCCAACGGATCGGGCAAGTCCACCCTGTTGCGCATGATCAACGGGCTGGCCACCCCCTCCAGCGGATCCGTGAGCGTTCGAGGATTCGACACCCGGACCAAGGCCAAGTCGGTGCGCCAGAACGTGGGCTTCCTCTTCACAGACCCGCTCTCCCAGCTGGTGATGCCGATCGTGGTCGAGGACGTCGAGCTGTCGCTGAAGGCAAGCATCAAGGACCAGGGCCGGCGCCGCGAGGCCGCCTTGGCCGCACTCGAATCGCTGGGCCTCAAGCACCTGGCCCAGCGCAGCATCTACGACCTTTCCGGGGGTGAACGGCAACTGGTGGCGCTGTGCAGCGTGTTGGCCGCCGGGCAAAACATCCTTGTTGCCGACGAGCCCACCACGCTGCTGGACCTGGCGAACAACGAATTGCTTCAGCGCACCATCGACTCGCTGGACCAACAGGTCGTTTACGCCACGCACGACCTCGATTTCGCGGCCCGCGCGGACCGCGGCCTGCTGGTCCACGGCGGACGCATCGTCTTTGACGGGCCGGCGGACGCTGCCGTCGAGGAATACCGGAACCGGGTACGCAGCGGGTCGATCAGCGCATGAGCGCCTCGCACCGGATGCTGCTGGGCCATTACCAGCCCGGCACGAGCATCGTCCACCGCGCACCGCTGTTCAGCAAGTACCTGCTGGTGCTTGCCGTCAGCTCTTCCGTGCTTCTCTGGCGCGTCCCGGCAGTCGGCCTGGGGGCCCTGCTTTTGAGCCTGTTGCTCTTCGCGGTGGCGGGCAGGCGCGTGCTGCACGCCTGGGCCGCCCCGCTGCGCCAGCTGTGGTGGGTGTTCGCGATCCTCGCGATCCACCAGTCGCTGATCAACTCCCCCGTTTTCGCGTTGACCCTCATCAGCGGCATGTTCGCCGCCATCCAATGCGGCAGGCTGGTCCTGCTGACCACCACCCAGGCGGCGTTGCTCAGCGGGCTCGAGGCAGCGGCAACGCCCCTGCGCTGGGTGGGCGGAAACCCCGCCACGGTGGCGCTGGCCGTCGCCCTGATGCTGCGAAGCATCCCGGCGATCGCAACCTCCGCGCAGAACCTTTCCGACGCTGCCAAGGCACGCGGCGTGGCCCGCAACCCCGCGGTGCTCGCCGCGCCCGTGGTGATCAACACCGTCGCCTATGCCCAGCGCACCGCCGATGCCCTGGCCGCCCGCGGCATCATGGAACGCAACTAGCTTCCATCCCGCATTCCTTCCGCTGGAGCCGCGGGACAGTATTGTATTGAGCATGAGCTTCAACGACGATGCACGCCTGGATTCCAATCGGGTCAAGGATTCACGCGGCCACCGCGGGGCCAAGATCGCGGCGGGAGGCGGAGGCATCCTGGTGGTGCTGCTGGCCGCGATCTTCGGCATCAATCCGGACATGCTGGCCCAACTCGGACTCGGCGGGGAAACCCCGAGCGAACAGACCGCCACGGGCGCTCCCGGCATCGCGGAATGCAAGACCGGCGCCGACGCCAACGCGCGCCAGGACTGCCGGATCCTCGCCACCACCCAGTCCCTGGACAGCTTCTGGCTTTCCTACCTGCCGAAGTACAACGTGAAGGTCGCCAAGCCCGGCGTGGAAATCTTCAGCGGTAGGGTCGACACGGCCTGCGGGCCTGCAACCAGCGCCGTGGGCCCGTTCTACTGCCCCGGCGACCGCGTTGCCTACTTCGACACCGCATTCTTCGCCGACCTGCAGAACAACTACGGCTCAGACGGCGGAGCCCTGGCCGAGGAATATGTGGTCGCCCACGAGTACGGGCACCACATCCAGAACACCATCGGAACCCTGGCCGCCTCGCAACAGGGCGGCACCGGGGCAAACTCCGGTTCGGTGCGCGTGGAGCTGCAGGCAGACTGTTTCGCCGGAATGTGGGCCGCCTACGCGGCCCAGACCAAGGACGCCAACGGCAACACCTTCATGAAGCCGTTGACCGAGTCGGACCTGCGCTCTGCCCTCTCCGCGGCCTCCGCGGTGGGCGACGACCGCATCCAGAAGGCGGCCACCGGACGGGTCAGCCCCGAGGGCTGGACCCACGGCTCGGCAGCCCAACGCGAGGCGTGGTTCCTACAGGGCTACAAGACTGGCGACATTAACAAGTGCGACACCCTCTCGTCCAGGAACCTGAACAAGCCGGGCGCCTGAGCGCCTCCATTTTCAGGCGGCGGTCCCGGGACCTCACGGTCCCGACAGGGTGAGCGCATATCCGCCATGGGTGAGGATTGTCTTTCCACCATCATGGGTCACCGTGATCTTTCCGGCAAGGGCTCCGACAACGGCGGCCTTGAGTTCGTGCCCGGCATCGCTGCAACCGGAGGCGTCTTCGGTAGCGTTCTTGGCAGTCTTCCAGCTCCCGTCCTTGGCCGATTCGATGGTGAACGAGGGGCCGTTGCATACGCCCGGCACGGAAATCGTTCCGCCCTCGAGCGGTTCCGGGAGCAGCACGGTCTTCCATTCCCCGTTGTCCAGCCTCTTGCCATCGTGCACCAACGAATCCACGGCAAGGGGTACGGTCTTTGCCGCGGGCGGCGGGACAAGGCTGGGGTTGGATCCGGGATCCGTCGACACGGCATTGCCGGCGTCCGGCCCGGCTTGGCTGCCCGGTTGCGCACACCCGGCAAGGATCGCACCGAACGTCAAAACCATGCCCAGCGTCGCAACCTGCATGCGCACCTCTTCCCCCTGCCGCCAAACGGTCGATCCCCGGCTACTGAATCGAACGATAGGCCAAGACCCGTCGGAAATTCGCCCCTGCCGGCGCATTCGTTACCCAAACGAGTCAGCAGCCGTTCCTGCCGGTTAAATGCTTGAGGCGAGGACCCTTCCAAGTGGAAGGGTCCTCGCCTCAAGCGGCAAAGCGCAGGCTAGATGTTGAACCCGAGGGCACGCATCTGGTCGCGGCCGTCATCGGTGATCCGCTCGGGACCCCATGGCGGCATCCAGACCCAGTTCAGGCGGTAGGAATCGACAACCGACTCCAGCGCAGCCGAAACCTGCTCTTCCAACACGTCGGTCAGCGGGCAGGCCGCGGTCGTCAGGGTCATGTCGATCAGAAGTGCGCCGTCATCGGCGTACTTCAGGCCGTAGAGCAGGCCGAGGTCCACGATATTGACACCGAGTTCCGGGTCGATGACATCCTTCAACGCCTCTTCGACGTCTTCAAGGTCAGTGTGAGCCGACCCTCCGGCCGTTTCGTTGGAGACGCTCATGGCTAGGCCGAAACGTTCAGGAAGCGGTCGTAGCCCTCTTCCTCAAGTCGGTCAGCCAATTCCGGGCCGCCCTGTTCGGCGATCTTGCCGTCGACGAACACGTGCACGAAGTCGGGCTTGATGTAGCGCAGGATACGGGTGTAGTGGGTGATGAGCAGGGTGCCCATCTCGTTCTCGGCCTGGGCGCGGTT
It contains:
- a CDS encoding ATP-binding cassette domain-containing protein, whose product is MSTSTDSDTQQAEAHLADSHDLIRVQGARVNNLKDISLEIPKRRLTVFTGVSGSGKSSLVFGTIAAESQRMINETYSAFVQGFMPTLARPDVDVLEGLTTAILVDQERMGANPRSTVGTVTDANAMLRIVFSRLAQPHIGSPQAYSFNVPSVSGAGAVTLEKGGKKVKERRSFSITGGMCARCEGRGSVTDFDLTALFDAEKSLSGGALTVPGYSMDGWYGRIFAGSGYFDMDKKLCKFTKQELDDLLYREPTKIKVEGINLTYEGLIPKMQKSFLAKDVDAMQPHIRAFVERAVTFTACPECGGTRLAEHARNSRIDGVSIADACSMQISDLAEWVRSLDEPAVAPLLEALGETLDSFVDIGLGYLSLERPSGTLSGGEAQRTKMIRHLGSSLTDVTYVFDEPTIGLHPHDIARMNELLLQLRDKGNTVLVVEHKPEAIAIADHVVDLGPRAGSLGGEVMFEGTVEGLRAADTLTGRHLDDRARLKDTTRKASGKLEIRGADMNNLKDVDVDVPLGVLTVLTGVAGSGKSSLIRGSVSGHDDVVTIDQGAIKGSRRSNPATYTGMLEPIRKAFAKANGVKPALFSANSEGACPTCNGAGVIYTDLGMMAGVANPCEECEGKRFDALVLEYKLGGKDISEVLAMSVAEAEAFFAAGESRIPAAHKILSRMLDVGLGYLSIGQPLTTLSGGERQRLKLAIHMGESGGIYVLDEPTTGLHLADVQQLMGLLDKLVDSGKSVIVIEHHQAVMAHADWIIDLGPGAGHDGGNIVFQGTPAQLVADRSTLTGQHLAAYVGA
- a CDS encoding energy-coupling factor ABC transporter ATP-binding protein; protein product: MIRFEDAGLSVPADEPDAPVRVVLAPCTLTLGEARVAVIGANGSGKSTLLRMINGLATPSSGSVSVRGFDTRTKAKSVRQNVGFLFTDPLSQLVMPIVVEDVELSLKASIKDQGRRREAALAALESLGLKHLAQRSIYDLSGGERQLVALCSVLAAGQNILVADEPTTLLDLANNELLQRTIDSLDQQVVYATHDLDFAARADRGLLVHGGRIVFDGPADAAVEEYRNRVRSGSISA
- a CDS encoding Lrp/AsnC family transcriptional regulator; translation: MDGIDRAILRHLQEDGRMTATALAQEVGLTLAPCHRRLRELETSGVIRGYRADVDPAKINLGFEALVFVTLKDRQNMKAFEIEVTKSAQIVDAQRLFGDPDFLLRVVVADLPAYQHFYDEVLIALPGVEKLTSTIVMKNLKSGGRLPI
- a CDS encoding AI-2E family transporter; amino-acid sequence: MTEGHKFIISLPGNLDRIEEQTWFLSLNDQLDGALVPGLEWVQKTIAAPSTWLFVGNGALKVGFGVANAVVGTLFVTVLTMYFVTSLEQMKNSFYALVPASRRERVVEIAASVGSYLSGMSILAVLNATFTFLLLTFMQVPFASVLGILALPITMIPLVGSVISAAIVTVVALITSSTTGLVVMLAMIACMQIEAYILTPRIVGKAIKIPGSMVLIGAMVRGTLAGLLGALVACPASASILLILKKVVVPAQAKR
- a CDS encoding biotin transporter BioY, with translation MSHSTKAPATLGTTPPGARLGARLGARDLALVAVFAAFIAVLTLVPAVPVGALGVPITLQTLGVALTALILGSLRGASATALYLAVGLAGVPIFAKFSGGLGSLASPSAGYLLAFPIAALVTGALATLVLRKFTRRRLLWLFLSAMGGSIIVIHPLGILGMSLNAGIPLQQALIVDMAYWPGDLVKNFVAASIALSVFKAFPKMARRNYNA
- the soxR gene encoding redox-sensitive transcriptional activator SoxR; this translates as MNAADNFSQDLSVGQLAVRSGVTVSALHFYEREGLIQSWRTSGNQRRFDRSVLRRVAVIRAAQRAGIPLKAVGELFAGLPLDGAPAKEDWQAMSLAWREDLQERIHQLQSLRDGLGGCIGCGCLSLAECGFVNPNDKLADPEGGALLFREKKPDLT
- a CDS encoding energy-coupling factor transporter transmembrane component T family protein; this encodes MSASHRMLLGHYQPGTSIVHRAPLFSKYLLVLAVSSSVLLWRVPAVGLGALLLSLLLFAVAGRRVLHAWAAPLRQLWWVFAILAIHQSLINSPVFALTLISGMFAAIQCGRLVLLTTTQAALLSGLEAAATPLRWVGGNPATVALAVALMLRSIPAIATSAQNLSDAAKARGVARNPAVLAAPVVINTVAYAQRTADALAARGIMERN
- a CDS encoding MFS transporter, encoding MPKQQAATDRILTTKSHSAWRNSIFGIFFLCGYAFATWVARLPAVREELALTTADVGILLFAVAIGSIGGLAFAPNILARMGVRRGIATGLVSLGLALAALGAVTDLTSNVPAVILILVFYGFVFSATDVMMNVDGAAVERAVGKTLLPMMHAFFSLGTIVGAVSGAAAARANISVVWNFAAVGLLIILLGLFFVRNVTPLEPAGEKSADGDTAGMSWIQRVFGVFRDGRLMLIGLMVAGLAFAEGSANDWLTIASVDDHHFTEAAGALVFGTFVTAMTAGRFFGGPVIDRFGHKRALVFMGILGLAGIALFIVAPAPWAVFTGALLWGLGGSLGFPVGMSVAAAHPTDGPRRVGIVAIFGYSSMLIGPPVIGFLGEHFGLLNAFILVAVVLFLTLLITPRATNPERAARAAAQRVD
- a CDS encoding superoxide dismutase; the protein is MAIYTLPELQYDYAALEPSISARIMELHHSKHHAAYVAGANAALEQLAEARGKGEFGNIPKLSKDLAFHLGGHTNHSIFWNNLSPEGGDKPEGELAAAIDDAFGSFDAFRAHFTAAAMSLQGSGWALLGFEGLGSQLVIEQLYDQQGNVPVATTPLLMLDMWEHAFYLDYVNVKADYVKAFWDIVNWADVSARFEAARAGAATLIVPGK
- a CDS encoding flavin reductase family protein, encoding MADQFRAAFGNHPAGVAIVTATGERGPAGITASSLISVAADPALVAFNVAGDRGSAHAILNADSILIHLLTSENTQLASLFAKSGDERFSRIDNWEQLESGEPLIHGLGTVLRCEIHSKTTAGPATLVVASVVEVLDGESTAAPLVYHQRGYHSIGDHSRLTV
- a CDS encoding LysE family translocator — encoded protein: MTPGADWAYAIAAGLGRYRVVSAVAGLCTGYVFHTILIVAGMAALIASSPRLLSWLTLAGAAYLLWLGISTARSWRGAGFTVAAPQDTGQPSAATASVAVSHAAAAGDTALKARATTLQAASKPSERLFGPAFFRGLGTSGTNPKALLLYLALIPQFVRPDAALSVPAQTAIFGLSHMTLSVFIYSGVAIGARVLLRSRPTAARAVTLFSGLIMIGLGLVLVIEQAPTLLASFQILLSVVGK